AAAAGGAACGACTTGAAAAGTGGCAGAGTTTCCGAAGGCAACTATCTCAGCATCAACCTATGCCATCTCCTTCAAAGGTTAAGCGACGAGAGAACAGAGAGAAGGGTATCGACTTTGGATTTGGCGCTCACGAGGCTTTGCATTCCGGAAGAGCAAGCCCTAGAAAGGCGACCATTGGACAGAAACGAGCTTTGGGCGAGGAGTACGACAGTCTACTCCGCGGTTTAGACGAGCAACTTGAGAGCGCAAAACCTCAAAAGTCTTCGGCTTTGGCCTTTTTGCAACGACCTGCTGCGCTGAACGCACCGGAGATCAACATTCCAGCCCCAgctgtggaggaagaagagggggagaTCAGtgagctggaggaagaggacccATTCACCGAGTCACCGATTAAGTCGTTTAAGACGAGGCTGGATATGACTAGGAGAATGCCAGTCCGACCAAAGCTCGTCCATCGCGACGACTCGTTTGCTTCCATTTCGTCGAGCACGAGAAACCTTCGCAAGCCATCTGAAGACGAGGCCCGTATTCTTCGCGCCTCGTCGGTCGAGCGCACCAGCTCTCCAgagcctgaggaggagcctgaTGACGATCCCACTATTGCGGTGACTCCTCCACGACCCGAACATGATGTTTCGCCCGAGTTGTCTCCTGAACCATCTCCCGAACCCTCGCCTAACCAGGAAATGGCCGATCAGATCCTCGAGTCAATGGAACAAGCGTCTCCTTCGCCGAAGAAGCGACCTAGGCCTCGACACACACTTTCCCTTGCTGAGCGCACTCGCCTCTCTATGGCTCATGGATCGTTTGCTTTCCCTGATCTTGATGAGCCTGAGCTCCCTATTGCACCGACACCTACAGATTCGGCCCCGACTCCAGATGAGAACAGCCAAACTCTCGTGAacgacgagtttgaggatCTTAGTGCTCGAACTCGCAAGAGTATGGCTGGCTTCGATAAGGCGAGACAAAAAGCTCAGATTGAGAGAAGACGCTCTCTCAGAAAGTCCCGAGTGCCACCCAGGAAGGAGGGAAGCTATTTCCCCAAGGTcgaagaggaggacaagacgaTCTTGACTGAGGAACTCATggcagaggaggatatgGAGGCTGTTTTCCGGTCCCgacccaagatcaaggcgaGCCCCTTACCGAGTCCTACTCGTGACTGGGAGGACGATGAGTACATGTAATTTC
This genomic interval from Fusarium keratoplasticum isolate Fu6.1 chromosome 9, whole genome shotgun sequence contains the following:
- a CDS encoding HAUS6-N domain-containing protein, with the translated sequence MAAVQPTRTRSARLMAGFTNKSAQHAPPPAPSHAVSHGPSALSLFLTNLHLLDLDKLPDWPGICVETFVAGGSSAQGQKKRVQCVEWALFQLFALWDPEETKKKLKPFFPPLDQVQSINLRAALLRSLELAKKGGVLGRDAIVRKTMLDECRGERLEEVLSAFSSAVLKHVIAEELATSGEHSALALRLALEDRDYKSANTDLNIMVLAHKVSVGRILRSKKAANNRFRDFASLLTDKEKDIAKRTEALQALEQEGKTISDDARLEMWRAIRNNWSGNERWMETLLYGDASSKKDALLGMPFDRVWRRVQQGRLGEIEEHGSGLLEQLDSRVRVQKERLEKWQSFRRQLSQHQPMPSPSKVKRRENREKGIDFGFGAHEALHSGRASPRKATIGQKRALGEEYDSLLRGLDEQLESAKPQKSSALAFLQRPAALNAPEINIPAPAVEEEEGEISELEEEDPFTESPIKSFKTRLDMTRRMPVRPKLVHRDDSFASISSSTRNLRKPSEDEARILRASSVERTSSPEPEEEPDDDPTIAVTPPRPEHDVSPELSPEPSPEPSPNQEMADQILESMEQASPSPKKRPRPRHTLSLAERTRLSMAHGSFAFPDLDEPELPIAPTPTDSAPTPDENSQTLVNDEFEDLSARTRKSMAGFDKARQKAQIERRRSLRKSRVPPRKEGSYFPKVEEEDKTILTEELMAEEDMEAVFRSRPKIKASPLPSPTRDWEDDEYM